One window from the genome of Bacillota bacterium encodes:
- the thrB gene encoding homoserine kinase has translation MSGRKAIVRVPATSSNLGPGFDCLGLALELYNFVELKVVPEGLDVTVQGEGASEIPADESNLTLRAARRVFDLHREHPPGLSLRMTNNIPPARGLGSSAAAVVGGLVAANALLGNRLSKTELLRLAGEMDGHLDNVAPALLGGLTVAVPDGAAALALRLEPPAGLLAVAAVPAVNVYTPRARAVLPRDVPFADAVFNLGRVALLVGALTGDRLEFLAPAMADRLHQKYREQLVPGLAGVIEAALEAGALGAALSGSGPTVVALTDDPEKAGAIAAGMRETFAKLGLPAWTPTLAPDRDGACTVETVAGGTICS, from the coding sequence TTGAGCGGGCGCAAAGCGATAGTCCGGGTGCCGGCCACGTCCTCCAACCTGGGCCCCGGATTCGATTGCCTGGGTTTGGCCCTGGAGCTTTACAACTTCGTGGAGCTCAAAGTCGTGCCGGAGGGCCTGGATGTCACCGTCCAGGGTGAGGGGGCTTCGGAGATCCCGGCGGACGAGTCCAATCTGACGCTCCGGGCGGCGCGGCGGGTGTTCGACCTGCACCGCGAACATCCACCTGGCCTTAGCCTGCGCATGACCAATAATATTCCCCCGGCTCGCGGACTCGGTTCCAGTGCGGCGGCGGTGGTCGGCGGGCTGGTCGCCGCCAACGCCCTTTTGGGGAACCGACTGTCAAAAACCGAACTTTTGCGTTTAGCCGGGGAAATGGACGGACACTTGGACAACGTCGCCCCGGCACTGCTCGGAGGCCTGACGGTGGCCGTTCCGGACGGCGCGGCGGCGCTCGCCCTGCGCCTGGAACCGCCCGCCGGACTCCTAGCGGTGGCGGCCGTCCCCGCCGTTAACGTATACACCCCCCGGGCCCGGGCGGTTCTGCCGCGCGACGTTCCCTTCGCGGACGCGGTGTTCAACCTGGGGCGCGTGGCGCTCTTGGTCGGGGCCCTCACCGGGGACCGATTAGAGTTCTTGGCCCCCGCCATGGCCGACCGCCTGCACCAAAAGTACCGGGAACAGCTTGTGCCCGGATTGGCCGGCGTTATCGAGGCCGCTCTTGAAGCCGGCGCACTGGGGGCGGCGCTCAGCGGTTCCGGACCCACCGTGGTCGCCCTGACGGACGACCCGGAAAAGGCGGGGGCAATAGCCGCGGGGATGCGGGAAACCTTCGCTAAACTCGGACTCCCGGCTTGGACGCCGACCCTGGCGCCGGACCGGGATGGCGCGTGTACGGTGGAAACTGTGGCAGGAGGCACGATATGCTCGTAG
- a CDS encoding homoserine dehydrogenase: MNERVIKIGLLGLGTVGGGVYQVLQKNAGLITRKAGVRLEIDRIMVRDVGRDRGLSLPPGVLTDRPEDILENPAIQIVVEVMGGTGPALDYVRRALRRGKSVVTANKDMLAEHGKELFDLTREHKSDLLFEASVAGGVPIIRVLKQCLAANRIEAVMGILNGTTNYMLTRMTAEGTDFQTVLQEAQALGYAESDPTNDVEGYDAARKTAILASIAFNTRISFPAVYVEGISRITAEDITYATELGYVIKLLGIAKDTPEGIEVRTHPALLPRRHPLAAVSDVFNAIYVRGDAVGETMFYGRGAGALPTASAVVADIMDAARNIVHRVPGIISCTCFEDRPLKEMGRVSCKNYLRLRVVDRPGVLAQIARVFGDNQVSLAAVTQKHSEGTKAELVLVTHEVAEQNLRGALAGLTGLDVVERVCNVIRVEGDS, from the coding sequence GTGAACGAGAGGGTCATCAAGATCGGCCTTCTGGGTTTGGGTACGGTCGGCGGCGGCGTGTACCAAGTTCTGCAGAAAAACGCCGGCCTCATCACGCGCAAAGCCGGTGTGCGGCTTGAGATCGACCGGATTATGGTTCGGGACGTAGGCCGCGACCGGGGTTTGTCATTGCCCCCCGGTGTGCTCACCGACAGGCCGGAAGACATTCTGGAAAACCCGGCCATACAAATAGTGGTGGAGGTCATGGGCGGCACCGGGCCGGCGCTCGACTACGTGCGCCGCGCGCTCAGGCGGGGGAAGAGCGTGGTCACCGCCAACAAGGACATGCTGGCGGAGCACGGGAAGGAGCTTTTCGATCTCACCCGTGAACACAAGAGCGACCTCCTGTTTGAGGCCAGCGTGGCCGGCGGCGTCCCGATCATCCGAGTCCTCAAACAGTGCCTGGCTGCGAATCGGATCGAAGCGGTGATGGGTATCCTGAACGGGACCACGAACTACATGCTCACCCGGATGACCGCCGAAGGCACCGACTTCCAGACCGTGCTGCAGGAGGCGCAGGCGCTCGGCTACGCGGAGTCCGACCCGACCAACGACGTGGAGGGCTACGACGCGGCCCGGAAAACGGCAATCCTGGCCTCTATCGCCTTCAACACCCGGATTTCGTTCCCGGCCGTGTACGTTGAAGGAATTTCGCGAATTACTGCCGAAGATATCACCTATGCCACCGAACTCGGCTACGTGATCAAGCTCCTGGGGATCGCCAAGGATACCCCGGAGGGCATTGAGGTCCGGACGCACCCGGCGCTGTTGCCGCGCCGGCACCCGCTGGCCGCCGTGAGCGACGTTTTCAACGCCATCTACGTCCGGGGTGACGCGGTCGGCGAGACCATGTTCTACGGACGCGGCGCCGGAGCCCTGCCGACGGCGAGCGCGGTGGTGGCCGATATCATGGATGCGGCCCGGAACATCGTGCACCGGGTTCCCGGCATCATCAGCTGCACCTGCTTCGAGGACCGCCCGCTCAAGGAGATGGGGCGGGTCAGCTGCAAGAATTACCTGCGCCTTCGGGTCGTGGACCGGCCCGGGGTGCTCGCTCAGATCGCGCGGGTGTTCGGGGACAACCAGGTCAGCCTGGCCGCGGTGACGCAGAAACACAGCGAAGGGACCAAGGCCGAACTGGTTCTGGTCACGCACGAGGTGGCCGAGCAGAATCTGCGCGGCGCCCTGGCCGGACTCACCGGCCTGGACGTGGTGGAGAGGGTCTGCAATGTGATCCGGGTGGAGGGCGATAGTTGA
- a CDS encoding radical SAM protein — translation MAEGKERKRERERGFVPAYLKLGLENLRHRAGRAYRELKSCRLCARECAVNRVLNETGTCRAGRLVMISSYGPHFGEEAPLVGRYGSGTVFMTHCNLKCVFCQNYGISWQAEGEPVTVRKLAGILLGLQKRGCHNVNFVSPTHYVPQIIAALYFAAREGLRVPVVYNTGGYDSLRTLALLDGIVDIYMPDVKYMDRDTARRLSGAEDYPSVAKAAVREMQRQVGDLVTDRDGIATRGLLVRHLVLPGGLAGTAELIDFLAAKVSPDCFINIMAQYRPAYRARHFPPLDRRPFREEVLEAIRMARDRGLRVYT, via the coding sequence ATGGCCGAGGGTAAGGAGCGGAAACGGGAGCGGGAGCGGGGCTTTGTACCGGCTTACCTGAAGTTGGGGTTGGAGAATCTGCGGCACCGGGCGGGACGGGCTTACCGGGAACTGAAGAGCTGCCGGCTTTGTGCCCGGGAGTGCGCGGTGAACCGTGTCCTGAACGAGACCGGAACCTGCCGGGCCGGACGGCTCGTGATGATTTCGAGCTACGGCCCGCATTTCGGCGAGGAGGCCCCGCTCGTGGGGCGGTACGGTTCGGGCACCGTATTCATGACCCACTGCAACCTGAAATGCGTCTTCTGCCAGAACTACGGCATCAGTTGGCAGGCGGAAGGCGAACCGGTCACCGTGCGAAAGCTGGCCGGCATCCTGCTGGGCCTGCAGAAACGGGGCTGCCACAATGTCAACTTCGTCAGCCCCACCCACTACGTGCCGCAGATCATCGCCGCGCTGTACTTCGCCGCTCGCGAGGGTCTGCGGGTCCCGGTGGTCTACAACACGGGCGGCTACGATTCATTGCGGACGCTGGCGCTGCTCGACGGTATAGTGGACATTTACATGCCGGACGTGAAGTATATGGACCGTGATACGGCCAGGCGCCTGTCGGGAGCGGAAGACTACCCAAGCGTCGCCAAGGCCGCCGTCCGCGAGATGCAACGCCAGGTGGGCGACCTGGTGACGGACCGGGACGGGATCGCGACCCGGGGGCTCTTGGTGCGGCATCTGGTGTTGCCCGGCGGCCTGGCGGGCACCGCCGAGCTGATTGATTTCCTGGCGGCAAAAGTCTCCCCGGATTGTTTCATCAACATCATGGCCCAGTACCGCCCGGCCTACCGCGCGCGGCACTTCCCGCCTCTGGACCGGCGGCCGTTCCGGGAAGAGGTGCTCGAAGCGATTCGCATGGCCCGCGACCGCGGCCTGCGCGTCTACACCTAA
- a CDS encoding phage-shock protein translates to MSGTLHSLTDVLKKTLFFFEAMSAKELAPYVRRKMLQDYSLSQIEEKVLLCLKQHAGFKQGEDRLWMLNLEGNRENDQFYHLLLKRGEALSLWDAVNVGPNKKKKLRRLIAEEANLIRDGRFVQLTNGTWGLTEWDTETEGYPLNHLIIKALRLHPAGLSLPQIATVVNKWRLATEASVEAQVRKFPYFEIQSESVWTYNQSAHRVYEEVMKKYLGILRDQKKRWQWEREQWYRKYQQVQAQLEELGSAQREAAAAVAQHVIVRDQRDHLATLLSEKDLLLSLRKKEILYYQDQVRKLESKANSILHQCRLWVQRARDSQDETRRLRDSLEATQNNLEGMFSKLQQFRERAREQKSELAQLKEEQSARVAELQGEIIELKARGEKERFTASRKEKTLREEIDRMQRDLRDALEAGEDLQRSIRFMQEEVGRTREEFRRLQRTANHPLVRLAVRISTILARRPSDA, encoded by the coding sequence GTGAGCGGGACCCTACATTCGTTGACCGATGTACTGAAAAAGACCCTGTTCTTTTTTGAAGCTATGTCCGCCAAGGAACTGGCGCCTTACGTGCGGCGGAAAATGCTGCAGGACTATTCCCTGAGCCAGATTGAGGAAAAGGTGCTGCTCTGCCTGAAACAGCACGCTGGCTTCAAACAGGGAGAGGACCGTCTGTGGATGCTTAACCTTGAGGGCAACCGGGAAAACGACCAGTTCTACCACCTGCTCCTCAAGCGGGGTGAAGCCTTGAGCCTCTGGGATGCGGTCAACGTTGGCCCAAACAAGAAGAAGAAGCTAAGGCGCCTGATTGCGGAAGAGGCGAACCTGATCCGGGACGGGCGGTTCGTCCAGTTGACCAACGGGACGTGGGGCCTGACCGAATGGGACACCGAGACCGAAGGCTATCCCTTGAATCATCTCATTATCAAGGCTCTCCGGCTGCATCCTGCGGGCCTGTCCCTGCCCCAGATCGCAACCGTGGTAAACAAGTGGCGCCTGGCCACCGAGGCTTCGGTGGAGGCCCAGGTGCGCAAGTTTCCGTACTTCGAAATCCAGAGTGAGAGCGTTTGGACTTACAACCAGTCCGCCCACCGGGTTTACGAAGAGGTCATGAAAAAGTACCTGGGCATCCTGCGCGATCAGAAGAAACGCTGGCAGTGGGAGCGCGAGCAGTGGTACCGAAAGTACCAGCAGGTGCAGGCCCAACTCGAAGAACTGGGTTCCGCCCAGCGGGAGGCAGCCGCAGCCGTCGCTCAGCACGTCATCGTCCGGGACCAGCGGGACCACCTGGCCACCCTGCTTTCCGAGAAAGACCTGCTCCTGTCGCTGCGCAAGAAGGAGATTCTCTACTACCAGGACCAGGTGCGGAAACTGGAGTCGAAAGCGAACAGCATCCTGCACCAGTGCCGCCTGTGGGTCCAGCGGGCCCGCGACTCCCAGGATGAGACCCGCCGGCTGCGGGATTCACTGGAGGCGACCCAGAACAACCTGGAGGGGATGTTCAGCAAGCTCCAGCAGTTCCGCGAGCGGGCCCGGGAACAAAAGAGCGAACTCGCCCAGCTGAAAGAGGAGCAGAGTGCCCGCGTGGCTGAACTCCAAGGGGAAATAATCGAACTGAAAGCCCGGGGCGAGAAGGAACGATTCACGGCCTCCCGCAAGGAGAAGACCCTGCGCGAAGAGATCGACCGGATGCAGCGCGATCTGCGCGATGCCCTGGAGGCTGGGGAGGACCTGCAGCGTTCAATCCGCTTCATGCAGGAGGAAGTGGGGCGGACGCGGGAGGAGTTCCGGCGGCTGCAGAGGACCGCAAACCATCCCTTGGTGCGGCTGGCCGTACGGATCTCCACCATCCTTGCCCGCCGCCCCAGTGATGCCTAA
- the guaB gene encoding IMP dehydrogenase has translation MTHPERFIQEGLTFDDVLLVPAASEVLPSEVDTLTRLTRKITLNIPLMSAGMDTVTEARLAIAVAREGGIGVIHRNMSIKKQALEVDKVKRSEHGVISDPIYLSPRNLIGEADMLMGRYRISGVPITEKGKLVGIITNRDLRFVTDFNQPIDQVMTKENLITAPVGTTLEEAKEILRRYKIEKLPLVDGENNLRGLITIKDIEKAHKYPRSAKDPQGRLRVAAAVGVSRDFMHRVNALVEAKVDAVVVDTAHGHSRRVIQAVSVIKNKYPDLCVIAGNVATAEASRDLIQAGADAVKVGIGPGSICTTRIISGVGVPQITAVHNCAGEAAKHGVPVIADGGVKYSGDIVKAIAAGADVVMIGSLLAGTEESPGEIEIFQGRSYKVYRGMGSLGAMNEGSKDRYFQEGAGKLVPEGVEGRVPFKGPLSETVYQLVGGLRSGMGYCGVRTIEELKHNTRFVRITPAGLRESHPHNVTITKEAPNYSLR, from the coding sequence TTGACGCACCCCGAAAGGTTTATCCAGGAAGGCTTGACATTTGACGACGTGTTGCTGGTGCCCGCGGCCTCGGAGGTCCTGCCGTCGGAAGTGGACACTCTGACCAGGCTCACCCGCAAGATAACCCTCAACATTCCCCTGATGAGCGCCGGGATGGACACCGTAACGGAGGCGCGCCTGGCGATCGCCGTCGCCCGCGAGGGCGGCATCGGCGTCATCCACCGGAACATGAGCATCAAGAAGCAAGCCCTGGAGGTGGACAAGGTAAAGCGTTCCGAACACGGCGTGATCTCCGATCCGATTTACCTGTCGCCGCGCAACCTGATCGGCGAGGCCGATATGCTGATGGGCCGATACCGGATCTCAGGGGTGCCGATTACGGAAAAGGGCAAGCTCGTGGGAATCATCACCAACCGGGACCTCCGTTTTGTCACCGATTTCAACCAACCGATCGATCAGGTAATGACCAAGGAGAACCTGATCACCGCTCCGGTGGGCACCACTCTGGAAGAAGCCAAGGAAATCCTACGCCGTTACAAAATCGAGAAACTGCCCCTGGTGGACGGGGAGAACAACCTGCGCGGCCTGATCACCATCAAGGACATCGAAAAGGCGCACAAGTACCCGCGTTCGGCGAAGGACCCCCAGGGACGGCTGCGGGTGGCGGCCGCGGTGGGCGTTTCCCGGGATTTCATGCACCGGGTCAACGCCCTGGTGGAAGCAAAAGTGGACGCCGTGGTGGTGGACACCGCGCACGGCCATTCCCGCCGGGTGATCCAGGCCGTCTCGGTGATCAAAAACAAGTATCCGGACCTCTGCGTGATCGCCGGGAACGTGGCCACCGCTGAGGCGTCCCGGGACCTGATCCAGGCCGGGGCGGACGCGGTCAAGGTGGGCATCGGGCCGGGTTCCATCTGCACCACCCGGATCATCTCCGGTGTCGGGGTGCCGCAGATCACCGCCGTGCACAACTGTGCCGGCGAAGCGGCGAAACACGGTGTGCCGGTCATTGCCGACGGGGGTGTGAAGTACTCCGGGGACATCGTGAAGGCGATCGCCGCCGGAGCCGATGTGGTTATGATCGGGAGTCTTCTGGCCGGCACCGAGGAGAGCCCCGGAGAGATCGAAATCTTCCAGGGCCGGAGTTACAAGGTCTACCGGGGAATGGGCTCGCTGGGCGCGATGAACGAGGGCAGCAAGGACCGTTACTTTCAGGAAGGCGCGGGCAAGCTGGTGCCCGAAGGGGTGGAGGGGCGCGTACCCTTCAAAGGTCCCCTGTCGGAGACCGTTTATCAGTTGGTGGGCGGTCTTCGCTCCGGTATGGGCTACTGCGGGGTGCGGACCATTGAAGAGCTTAAGCACAACACGCGCTTCGTGCGGATTACACCCGCCGGCCTGCGTGAGAGCCATCCTCACAACGTAACCATCACCAAGGAGGCACCGAACTACAGTTTACGCTAA
- a CDS encoding helix-turn-helix domain-containing protein, protein MDIDRWETWSRAPWSTQPSLKLKTDEVGIDFDLFIEGLREGRSDAEMAGAFEVPAGTVANLREHFMRYGVDSVQGQD, encoded by the coding sequence ATGGATATCGACCGTTGGGAAACCTGGTCGCGGGCGCCGTGGAGCACGCAGCCCAGCTTGAAACTAAAGACTGACGAGGTCGGCATAGACTTCGACCTTTTCATCGAGGGCTTACGCGAGGGGCGGAGCGATGCGGAAATGGCCGGCGCCTTCGAGGTGCCGGCGGGGACGGTGGCCAACCTGCGGGAGCACTTCATGCGCTACGGCGTGGACTCGGTCCAGGGTCAGGACTAG